Genomic segment of Sphingopyxis sp. QXT-31:
AATTGTTCATCTGGTTGTTGAGCAACACGCCGGTCCCCGCGGCCATCACCCCCGAGCCGAAATCGGATCCGAGCGTGTAGGTGGTCGAGACGACATTGCCGTCCTTGTCGGCAACCGAGAAATGCGTCGTCGAGGGACTTTCATAGGCGAGCGGGTCGCCGACGGGCATCTCGCGCATCGGCTTGGCCTTCTTCGGGTCGATCAATTTCACGCGCTCGGCGGCATAGGGTTTCGAGGTGAAGCCCTTCACCGGCGCGGTGACGAAGCCGGGGTCGCCGAGCGCGCGGTAGCGGTCGGCGTAACCGAGCTTCATCGCCTCGGCCATGATGTGCAGCGACGCGGCGCTGTTCGGCCCCATCGCCTTGAGGTCGAAATGCTCGAGCTGGTTCAGGATGTTGAGCAGGGTCGCGCCGCCTGCGCTCGCAGGGGGCATGGTGTAGATCGTGTGGCCGCGATAGCTGCCGACGAGCGGTGCGCGCTCGATCGCCTTGTACGCCGCGAGGTCGGCCTCGGTGATCAGCCCGCCATGCGCCCTCATGTCGGCGGCGATGCGCTTCGCGACCGCGCCCTTATAGAAGCCGTCGGCGCGGTGCTTCGCAATCTCGCCGAGCGTCCAGGCGAGGTCGGGCTGCTTCAACAGTTCGTCCTTGGCGTAGAGCGTGCCGCCAGGCTTGTAGAAGACCGCCTGTCCGCTCTTGCTCTTCGACAGCCGTTCCTTGCCCCAGCTGAACACGAAGGCTTCGTCGGCGGTCAATTTGACGCCCTCGCCCGCGAGCTTGATCGCCGGCGCGACGAGCCGTTCCCACGGCAGCTTGCCCCATTTCCGGTGCGCCATGTCGAGCCCCGCGACGGTGCCAGGGACCGAGGGCGCGAGATAGCCATAGCTCGCCTCGGCGCGTTCCTTGCCCTTGTTATCGACGAACATCGCGGGGGTCGCCGCGGCGGGCGCTACGCCGCGGAAATCGAGCGTGTGGACCTGCCCCGATTTCGCGTCATAGACTGTCATGAAGCCGTCGCCGCCGAGATTGCCCGCGCGGGGCAGCGTCACCGCGAGCGCGAAGCCCATCGCGATCGCCGCATCGACCGCATTCCCGCCGTCGCGCAAGACCTGCGCCCCGACCTCGCTGGCGATCGCATTCTGGCTGACCACCATGCCGCGCGTGCCGACGGTCGGCGAATGGATCGACGGATATTCGAGCAGGTGGCGGCTCTGCGCCGCCAGCGGCGCGGGCAGCAGCAGCGCGAGCGACAGCGTCGCGGCGACGAAACGGCGGAAGATCATAGGCGAGAGATCATATTGGGAGGCCTCATATATCCTTGACGGACTTATAAACATCGACGTTCATCTCGCCCTCCCAGCGCGCGACCGCGGTCGCGATGGCGAGGTCGCAGGTGACGTTGGGGACGGTGCGGATCATGTCGAGG
This window contains:
- the ggt gene encoding gamma-glutamyltransferase → MIFRRFVAATLSLALLLPAPLAAQSRHLLEYPSIHSPTVGTRGMVVSQNAIASEVGAQVLRDGGNAVDAAIAMGFALAVTLPRAGNLGGDGFMTVYDAKSGQVHTLDFRGVAPAAATPAMFVDNKGKERAEASYGYLAPSVPGTVAGLDMAHRKWGKLPWERLVAPAIKLAGEGVKLTADEAFVFSWGKERLSKSKSGQAVFYKPGGTLYAKDELLKQPDLAWTLGEIAKHRADGFYKGAVAKRIAADMRAHGGLITEADLAAYKAIERAPLVGSYRGHTIYTMPPASAGGATLLNILNQLEHFDLKAMGPNSAASLHIMAEAMKLGYADRYRALGDPGFVTAPVKGFTSKPYAAERVKLIDPKKAKPMREMPVGDPLAYESPSTTHFSVADKDGNVVSTTYTLGSDFGSGVMAAGTGVLLNNQMNNYSHEQAWEAQRDGTPPPSNALAPGKRMLSTMMPTIVMKDGKPWLVTGTPGGSTIITSVVQVIVNTIDHGLNVAEATHQPRIYQGSVDTLRVEPNFSPDTVAALEAMGHPVTSDETMGSAQSIMIENGLFLGAADPRRPGALAVEP